One window of Dysidea avara chromosome 11, odDysAvar1.4, whole genome shotgun sequence genomic DNA carries:
- the LOC136239449 gene encoding glutaredoxin domain-containing cysteine-rich protein CG31559-like produces MARLYHVGNSPLEDDSKVLRYVGIRNITETDKIDEEDIVSKDGTVIGVKNRVRAGLQHFEGHVQERSREDGQVVVYTTSFKAVRGRYDLCKKVVQTLHNHRVKVDERDILLSQQYHTELKERLNEKISVPQVFINGQHIGGYEEVDKLNETGKLRELLKHIPTTDVKSDCAACGGYGLIPCLKCNGSKNSSRNNFTVEFKALRCTKCNRNGLVPCPECNTSSTS; encoded by the exons ATGGCTAGACTCTATCATGTAGGGAATTCACCACTGGAAGATGATTCGAAGGTGTTGAGGTATGTAGGAATTAGAAATATCACGGAGACGGATAAGATAGATGAAGAAGATATAGTATCTAAGGATGGTACCGTGATTGGGGTGAAGAACCGCGTGAGGGCGGGGCTGCAGCACTTTGAAGGTCACGTGCAAGAG AGATCACGAGAAGATGGACAAGTGGTGGTATACACAACTAGTTTTAAGGCAGTGAGGGGTCGGTATGATCTGTGTAAGAAAGTTGTGCAGACATTGCATAACCATCGAGTTAAAGTTGATGAGAGAGACATCTTATTGAGCCAGCAGTATCACACTGAACTGAAGGAACGACTGAATGAGAAAATTAGTGTTCCCCAAGTCTTCATCAATGGACAACATATAGGG GGTTATGAAGAAGTGGATAAATTAAATGAAACAGGCAAACTTAGGGAGTTGCTGAAGCACATTCCA ACAACTGATGTCAAATCGGACTGTGCAGCTTGTGGAGGTTATGGCCTAATACCCTGCCTCAAGTGTAATGGCAGTAAGAACAGCAGCAGGAATAACTTCACTGTGGAGTTCAAGGCACTACGCTGCACTAAATGCAATCGCAATGGACTTGTCCCATGCCCTGAATGCAACACCAGTTCAACAAGTTAA